A segment of the Methanomassiliicoccaceae archaeon DOK genome:
GCAACGACGTTCTCCATCACCATTCCCTCGTTGACTCCGATCCCGTTGAGGAGGACGTCCTTGTAGAGTTCGTTCTCTAGGTATCTGCGGTCCGAATAAGAATGGGTCACCAGGAGCCCAGTGTCCGCCATGTAGCATTTCAATGTGGGCCTGTCGCTGTAAACGGAGAGTCCTATCTCTGGATTGTTGGAGTTCAGGCAGAGGTTAACGATGCGGCCGTCCACAAGCCGCATGAACGAATCTTCGTACTCCCTCATCCTCGCGTTCTTGTCGATGGTGGACAGTGTGAACACCTTGTCCTTTCTGTTCAGTTCTTCCGGGATGCGGTCGAATATGTTGCGGACATGGTTGGTGTTCCCGCCGGGCCACTTTCCGATATCCTCCCTGTACAGGCCCAGGATGCGTCTCTTGACGCGATCGACCTGTTCGAAGTCCCTGGACTCCATATATGCTGCTACGGCCTGTGGCATCCCTCCCACGAGCATGTACTGTTTGAACAGTCTCATCATCTTCTTGTGGACCGCCTCTCCGACAGGAGATCTCCTTTCGAAGCATTCTCTTATCATCTCCAGAGCCTGGTCCTCCCCCATGGCCCACAGGAACTCCTCGAAGTCCATGGGACACATCTCCACTCTGTCCTCTTCGGACGGTATGAGGATGGCGGAAGACTTGGTCTTTATCGAGACGAGGGATCCGGTTTCGAT
Coding sequences within it:
- a CDS encoding AAA family ATPase: MKRKVYAELLQWKKGQGESALLIEGARRVGKTFIAEEFGRNEYKSYIVVDFTNDDVINAFEQYHSDFDLLFSSLSAIYSTKLYERESLIIFDEIQNYLRARQLIKHLVKDRRYDYIETGSLVSIKTKSSAILIPSEEDRVEMCPMDFEEFLWAMGEDQALEMIRECFERRSPVGEAVHKKMMRLFKQYMLVGGMPQAVAAYMESRDFEQVDRVKRRILGLYREDIGKWPGGNTNHVRNIFDRIPEELNRKDKVFTLSTIDKNARMREYEDSFMRLVDGRIVNLCLNSNNPEIGLSVYSDRPTLKCYMADTGLLVTHSYSDRRYLENELYKDVLLNGIGVNEGMVMENVVAQTLVSLGDRLFFYSRGRNDPDGQMEIDFLIRRDGRICPVEVKSSNRSRDHKSLDDFRRRFGKRIGQSYVIHSKDLSVENGIVYLPAYMAMFV